Proteins from a genomic interval of Trifolium pratense cultivar HEN17-A07 linkage group LG6, ARS_RC_1.1, whole genome shotgun sequence:
- the LOC123889339 gene encoding vestitone reductase, with the protein MAEGKGRVCVTGGTGFLGSWIIKSLLENGYSVNTTIRADPERKRDVSFLTNLPGASERLHFFNADLSDPDSFTAAVEGCVGIFHTASPIDFAVSEPEEIVTKRTVDGALGILKACVNSKTVKRFIYTSSGSAVSFNGKDKDVLDESDWSDVDLLRSVKPFGWNYAVSKTLAEKAVLEFGEQNGIDVVTLILPFIVGGFVCPKLPDSVEKALVLVLGKKEQIGITRFHMVHVDDVARAHIYLLENSVPGGRYNCSPFIVSIEEMSQLLSAKYPEYQILSVDELKEIKGAGLPDLNTKKLVDAGFEFKYSVDDMFDDAIQCCKEKGYL; encoded by the exons atgGCTGAGGGAAAAGGAAGGGTTTGTGTGACTGGAGGAACAGGTTTTCTTGGTTCATGGATCATCAAGAGTCTTCTTGAAAATGGATACTCTGTTAATACCACTATTAGAGCTGATCCAG AACGTAAGAGGGATGTCAGCTTCCTAACAAATCTACCCGGCGCATCCGAAAGGCTACATTTCTTCAATGCCGATCTAAGCGATCCAGACAGTTTCACCGCAGCAGTCGAAGGTTGTGTCGGGATATTCCACACTGCTTCACCAATCGATTTCGCAGTGAGTGAGCCAGAAGAAATAGTGACAAAAAGAACAGTGGATGGAGCATTAGGAATTTTAAAAGCATGTGTGAATTCAAAGACAGTGAAGAGATTTATTTACACTTCAAGTGGTTCTGCTGTTTCATTCAATGGTAAAGACAAAGATGTGTTGGATGAGAGTGATTGGAGTGATGTTGATTTGCTTAGAAGTGTTAAACCATTTGGTTGGAATTATGCTGTTTCAAAGACTTTGGCTGAGAAAGCAGTGCTTGAATTTGGTGAACAAAATGGGATTGATGTTGTTACTTTGATTCTTCCTTTTATTGTTGGTGGTTTTGTTTGTCCTAAGCTTCCTGATTCTGTTGAGAAAGCTCTTGTTTTGGTACTAG GCAAAAAGGAACAAATTGGTATTACACGTTTCCACATGGTACatgtggatgatgtggctagaGCACATATATATCTACTTGAGAATTCTGTTCCAGGAGGAAGATATAATTGTTCACCATTCATTGTATCTATTGAAGAAATGTCTCAACTTCTTTCAGCCAAATATCCAGAATATCAAATATTATCAGTAGA TGAGTTGAAGGAAATTAAAGGTGCAGGGTTACCAGATTTGAACACGAAGAAACTCGTGGACGCTGGTTTTGAGTTTAAGTACAGTGTTGATGATATGTTCGACGATGCTATTCAATGTTGCAAGGAAAAAGGCTATCTCTAA